ATTCTAACAATTAAGATAATTTCAGCTTAGAATTCCTGAAATTTTTGGCCAAAATGCTTCTGGCTTCTGGTAATTTttaaaggacaagaaaaaaaaagccaaatttttTTGATAACTGTTACTGTTCACTGAGTCATCATGGTCAAGCCCAAGTTGCTATGGTTCAGTGTATTACCTATCCTTCAGCCTTTTCATTGGGAATTgagaggaaaagaacaggaatgATTCTGTGCTTGTGAGGAGCACATCAGATGTGGTTTGTATCTTCATGTCAGTCTTGGGTTCATAAGGTCTCAGTCAGATCACAGAGAGGTAAACATTGCTTTGGCATGATGAAATCCCTTTTAagggagaaagagcaggaattGGCAGTAGGTATTTGTAAAGATAAAGGTTTTTCATGAGGCATTTTCCTGTGAAATGAGATCCTCTGATTAGTTTGAGGATTCCTGGGTAGGCAGGTTAGAACTGCCTGGAGTCCAAGCCATATTGCCAatgtatttctaattttcttgCTGGTGAAGTTTTAGGAATGCTGCTTAAAATGTGGGGTTAGAGCAGGAGGAGACACCACAACCTCTCTGTGCAGTCTCTTTCAGTGCTTGCTCAACCTCAAAGAAGTTTTGCCTCAGGTTCAGGTGGAATTTCCGTTTGTTTGTGCCCACCGCCCCTTTTCAGTTGCTGGGCATCAGTGGAAAGCATCCAGCCCCCTCCTCTTGGCACCCACTCTTAATACACCTGTGCATTGATAAAGTCCTCTATTCTGTTGACTCCAGGCTGAATATGCCCAGTTCCCTCCTCCTGTCCtcagagagatgctccagtcccttcaaCATCCTTATATCCCTCTTCCTTTGGATGTCACAAGACATCTATTCTGCTCTTCAGAAATTACCggttattaaatatttttaaatgtaaactaCAGTCTTGACCTTTGTCTGTGGAATTTGCTGCTTGTCAAAGTGGATGTATTCCCAGTGGATTGATTGAAGGCTTATCAGCATCATAGCTGTGATGTGTTGCTAGGAAAGTTCCTATGCAAATTAAGTCTTCCAATTGTAAATATTTCAGCTACAATCCTTTTGATGGACCTAATGAAAATCCAGAGGCAGAGCTTCCGCTGACTGCTGGAGAATATATTTACATCTATGGAGACATGGATGAAGATGGCTTCTTTGAAGGTGTGTTTTAGTAAAATGAAATGCGGTTGAACTGCTGTGGAGAGTTGACCTCTCTCcagaaaataagagagaaatttAGTGGATCTTAAAACCTCAAGGGAAAGGATTTCTGCCCAAAGTCAGTTTGTTAGAAGGATGACTGGATCCTGTTGGAAGTGGCTTTATTTATGTTACAAATAAGTTAAGTCTAAGCTATGAAATCCTTATCTAAtgatttcagtggaaattttGCCActatgttcagcatgttccaGGTTTCATCCCCAATGGCTTCAACCTCCATATGATTCCTCCCTCACCATGGAGAGGAATATGCTCAGCCCCTTCTGCAGATGggctctttccctctttccagtGGTTGTAGTGAACGGGGAACTGCAGCTGGTGATGGGCTCCATTGCCTCGTGCTCTTTTGGCAGAGGAGGGACACAGTAATCAACCCAGACTACAGTTGTGACCCTCACTGGTGTTGCACAGTGTTTCTGTTTTGATGTCTTTGCAAACATGGGGTTGACTAAGAGGTGGATGGGATTGAAACCAAGATTTGTGGGCTGTAAATTTGTGCTGAGGTTTCTTTGTGGAGCCATTTGCTTAAGGGGTAATGGTTCCTGATATCCTGAGGTGCTTTGCAAGAGCTGAGACAAATGCATGTGTGTTGCACTGCTTGCTCTGTGACTGTTctgcctcatttttctttctttctattccCAAGcttataatttatttgtttgtttattgtttaaAAAGGTTATTCTTTATTAaccttttctgctttccctgctttcAGTTGATTTGCTGTAGGTAGAGTTTAGAAGGGGGAAGGCAGTGCCGTCCATATGTCCTGCTCATCTGTGGTTTAATGGGTCTGCACAGACCAAGTGCTGTGTATCTGTTTTCCCCACAAGTCTTTTTGGGACACCTTTAGTACAGGAGTTAACTTAAGAAAGGAGGGAGCAAAAAGGAAGGCCAGAGCTGGAAAGATGGACTCTCTTGAGGGGGTACTGCAAACCCCAAATCTGTATGGCTGGGAGAAGATGAAAAATCATCCATCTGCATAGTTTGGGAAGGCTAAAAATGTTAGTGAAATAGCTGTGATGAGAAAGAATGGGATAATGAAGAAGGAGAAGGCCTTTAGCTAATTACACCACCCAGCTTTTTACTTAGTTGGCTCTGAAATGTGTGGAGCAGTGAGTTTCCTCACTGTGTCCATTGGGACCTAACAAGGGAAGCCCTAGGAAATCAGGAAACATTGCCAGTTATAACCTCCCTGAGGTTTTTTCCACTCCTGACTGCAGAGCAGTTGTACTCTGGCATAGATGTTGTCCCATAGTCctcacagctgagctggaaggCTCAATGGCACAAGCAGTGGTAACAGGTGTCCTGTTTTTTGTTTAGGGGAGCTGATGGATGGCCGGCGAGGGCTGGTCCCCTCCAATTTTGTTGAGCGAGTTTCAGATGATGACCTCATGACGTTTCTGCCTCCGGAGCTGAATGATCTCACCCATAGCTCATACCAGGAGAAAAGTTTGGTCAGTGCAAGCACCAGCAGTGGAGATAAGAGTGAGCTCTCCATTGAAGAGGGTAGCATCAGTCCTTTGgccagcagagcagaaggagaTCAGGAGGAACCTGTTAGTCACACAGCAGTGCCTTACCCAAGAAGACTGACTCTTATCAAGCAGCTTGCCAGAAGCATAGTTGTAGGCTGGGAGCCACCTCTTTTGCCAGCTGGCTGCCCAGACATACAAAGCTACAACATCTATGTGGATGAAGAGCTACGTCAGAACGTGAAAAGTGGCCTTCAGACCAAAGCAGTGATAGAAAAGCTGGATTTACACAGCAGGGCTTACCGTGTGTCCGTGCAGACGGTGACGGAGCACGGCAGCTCTGATAAACTGCGCTGCACTTTCTTTGTGGGGCAGGATTTTGGCATAGCACCCACAATGCTGAAAGTCAGAAGCATCACGGCCACATCAGCAGAGGTCATGTGGCTTCCCTGCAACAGCAACTACAGCCATGGGGTGTATCTCAATGGGCAGGAGTGTGATGTGACCAAGCCAGGCGTGTACTGGTACACCTTCCACAACCTGCAGCCCAGCACCCAGTATGTGGCCAAGCTGGAGGCCCGGCCTATGAAAACTCCTTGGGAAGAGGTGCCcaaggggcaggagcaggactCAGCCGTGATACACTTCACTACCCCTCTAGCAGGTACTGCAGGCCTCTGCACATGGAGAGGCTGTGCTGGCCTTTTGCTGGGAAGGCATGGGGCAAAGGGAAGCAAAGTTGATTAGGTCCCCAAAGCTTGAGATGCTGCACTCTTTTGTcttaatgtttttcttcctttattttaaaatttgatcatcccttttgctttcatttgctCAGGAAGACATCCTCTGTGCTGGTTGGAGCAGCTGGTTGGGCAGGGATGAGATGGATGGCCATGACTTTGCTCCAAGGGTTGCTGCATCTTGGCCTCAGCTACTTTTGCgaagttctgttttctgtgcatTAAACTTTCACAGAACAAGAGcatcttattttctctgtttctgtctaTCATTTTCCAGGACTGGCCTGGCTGTTGTAGTTCAGTTCTGCAGGGACAAGTCTGTCTGGGAGTTTGTGCTTTGATTCTAACCAGGACTGAGCTTTGTGCTGTAGCCAGataagcaagaggaaattgtgTTTGGTCTCTCATAGGCACACCTGATGCTCCTTTGGATGTCCAGGTAGAAGCTGGTCCCTCTCCAGGTATCCTGGTTATCAGCTGGTTACCTGTTACCATTGATGCTGAGGGATCTTCCAATGGGGTCCGGGTCACTGGATATGCTGTGTATGCAGATGGACAGAAGGTACTGGCTGTGCAGGGATGCTGGGTCTGCTGCAGGGGTAGCATGAAGTGTCAGACCTTAGGACATCTTCTGGACCCAGTTTTCCATGTCTTGAGGAGGCAGTGACAGTCCTGGGCCTGGAAAGGAGTGACATCAGAGAAGGGACATTGCTTGGGCTGTGTTGTCCACACCACAAAAGACATCTGTCCAGGTTTTGGaggtgctcctggagcaggaccctccagcagcaaaacagcctcctctgctcagcccagGCACTGGCCTTCTCCTTTGGCAAATAATGAGACCCTAGGGTGTGGACAGAGCAGAAGGACAAGTACACAGCCACCACATGGGGCTTTCTCTCAATGTGAGGAGTGAGGTGTAGTGATCCAACATAAACTTGTCATCCGCACGGCATGGGCAGAAGGGATGAGGTGGGATCTGCCCATCTGCCATGCTtaggtgagaccccacctgcagaactgcctccagctctgggtcCCCCAACATCAgagggatgtggagctgctgggctgagtCCAGAAGAGGCCATGGAGATGCTTCAAGGGCTGtagcccctctgctgtggagccaggctggtagagctgggggtgctcacctggagaagagaagcctccagggagagctcagagccccctTCTAGGACATAAatgggctccaggagagctggcgagggactggggacaaggcatggagggacaggacagggaatgTCTTCCCACTGCcaaagggcagggctggatgggatgttgggaaggaattgttccctgtgtgggtggggaggccctgctACAGATTGTCCGGAGGGGCTttggctgtcccagccctgacaGTGTCCCAGGCCTGGTTGGACAGGACTTGAAGCAACCAGGGGTTCTccaagtggaaggtgtccctgcccgtaaCAGGGCTGGAacgagatgatttttaaggccccttccaacccaaaccattccatggttttAACAGACAAACACTCCAGGGTTCAGTACTGTTAGTGATACAGAACATCCAAGGATATTCTGCATTAAAAGTGTACTATGGTCTTGTGCACACATGATGTTGTTTGAAAGCGCACAGTGCAAAACAGAATGATGCTGTGTTGGATAATTGCTCTTTTGTCATGGAAatgctttttcctcttcacaAGTGAAAAAAGTTGAGTCTGGGAAGGTACTCAAAAGAGTGGcctaaaaaagggaaaagctttttaaagctgAGAAAACAAGGAGGGTTAAAATGTGGAGTCGGAGTGAATATATTCATATTTTGTAGACTATTCAGTTTCTCAGATTTCTCTTTAACTGTTCTTTCTTCCCAGATACTGTGCAGAAGGGTGGGAATTTTTCACCACTGCTCTCCAGAGCTTTGGGTTCTGTCTTAACTTCTGGTTGGGAATTGTTCTACTCAGAAGGGCTGAGCTGTGcacaataaataattatttcctgtTATTTTGCCTGCAGGTGATAGAAGTTACTTCTCCAACAGCTGGGAGTGTCCTGGTGGACTTGTCCCAGCTTCAGATGTTCAAGGTGTGCCGTGAGGTTTCTGTTAGGACGATGTCTCAGTATGGGGAGTCCGTGGATTCAGTTCCAGCCCAGATTTCCTCAGTCCTGCTGCGATCCTCCCACTGCACTTCCCCTGTGTGCACCACTGTCCCCTTCAGACTGCTCCGGGGGGGCCCTAGGGCCTCGATGCCTTCTCGCAGCCCACAGCACACACCTGCGCTCCTGCTCCGACAGAAGATTCCTGCTGAGAGCTCAGATGACAAATTGGCTGGTCTCTCCTTCAGTCCTGTCGGCTCAGCAAGGCCCCTGACAGAGAAAGCCTCTTTCCTGCCACACCTCCTCTCCCCTAGTGCTTCCTTGGCTTCAGCCACTTCCCCACAGGGGTCAGACACTGTGGGAGATAAGAAATGCCTGAGTGTTCCTCCCCAGCAGGCTGGCACAGtgctcccagggcagggcatggaGCCCGGcccttcccaggagctgggtTTACAACAGCTGGCTCAAGGGACAGAGGTGCAGGTAAGTGCTTACATCTACTGCCCAGTGCCAGGTGTGCAGGGAAGGACAGTGGCTCCTTTCTGGGGAGTGGTACAATATGCCTCTGAGCACCTTTCTGTGACTCAGTGTTGTCTTTGGGTCCAGCGGTGGCAAACTGTCAGGGAGTTTTGGCTGCTGTTGTGTACTTGGAGGATGCAGCTCACCTCTTGATTCTGTTTGCTGGCAGATGAGGAACAGAGtgaggaaaggaagaatttgCAGAATTGAAAGGTTAAAAGGATGTTCCCGTGTTAGTCTGTCATTGCTGTGCTCTCTGTCTTGTGCTCTCTGTCTTCTCCAGTCTGATGGTGGGTTTGTACAAGACAGTGGTAGAGCACCTTAGTGGATGGCAGAGCAAGACAGACATGGCTGCAGAACTGGCAAACTGTTCTGACAGTTGGCTATTTGGAGTTCCCAGTGGGTGAGTGAAATTCCCAGTGGAATTCCCAGTAGGTTGGTTGAGTGCTTTTGGAGTTCTAGGACAGAGGTGAGGATGTCTGAGAGCTGTATAATGATTATGAATGATTGCTCTGTGACCATGGAGAAGTGGGCACTTCTGGTGTGGGATGTATTTAATCAGGGAAAAGGATCTATTTCCCATTCTGATTTTTGACATCAGAACTCATGGGAGTGCTTCAAACTGTTAAATTCAGCTCAGCTTTATTAATCATGGCAGTGTGATGCTGTGAAGGCTCAGAGTTAGGCTGAGACTTCTTAGAATTGCTGAAGCAACAGCAGCATGGTGGGCTCAAGcccaaaggccagctcagtaCCCAAAGCAACTGAGATGTTGAGTCCAAAATTTCAGTGATAACTCCTGGTCATTTGCAACTCAAAGTACTTTGGGTCAACTGCTGGATTCATTTACCCGCAtctcatagaatcatggaatggctggGGTTTGAAGGCAcattaaaaatcatctggtgcatgacagggacaccttccactaggcgaggctgctccaagccccatccaacttggccttgaatACTTCCTGGAATGAGGACTGTCCTTGTGGATTTTTCCCCAGCTTCAAATGTTTGTGGTGTGCCAGGAGGCTTCTATGAGAATGATGTCTCAGCCGGTGGATTCAGTTCCAGCCCagatttccttgcttttctgtgAGCCTCTTACTGGACTTCACCTGTTTCCGGCATTGTTGCCTCCAGACATTCAGATGTCTGGTGTAGATGGCTACACTGTGGTAGTTGCTTTGCCTCCCTTGTTGAGAGGAGTGAAATGGATGCTCCCAGGATGCAAATCATCCTTCTCACTTGAGGTGTGTCTCTTCACTTGGCTGTCAGCAAAGGGAAACAGGGCAGGAAATCTGAGCTGTGAGATTAGACATGAGATCATGGCTGGCTGGCTTTTGTCTGAGCCCAGGGGACATTGAGAAGCTTGACACTGCAATGTCTCTATGTCCCTGGGCTCTGATCCTTCAGTGTGTTCAAAGTGTGCCTGGTACATAAGGACAAGGTTGTCCTCCATTGCAAAATGCAGGGAGTCTCCCTTGGTTAGAGAAAGAGGTTGTTGATGAAGGCCCACCTGCCTTACCCTTCTGGTTTCTGAAGCTCCATTCCTCCATCTCCCAGAGGTTTTCTTGGACTGGTTGGAAAACAGATGAAGACTTTCTTTAATTCTCACTAGGTGACCTAATCAGGAGCTTGTTGTACTCTCTGTGTAtattattattctttaattCCCCTTTTCTTCACACCCCAGGAAGCCCTGGAGTAGTGTCCTCATCTCCAGGTCAACCCAACATGCCATTCTGTGCCGTTCCTCTAGAAGACGACATTGGGAAATGATCATGCTGTATAGCTTGGGCTCTTCTTGCTGCCCTGAAACTTGTTACTATCAATACCCTTGTGGGCCTTTGCTGAGCTGCAGACACTGTGCATCTCCTGGGACCCGAGGATGGGGAGGGGTTTGTTCCAGGGCTGGCCAACATTCCCATCTGCAAGTTGGCCTGCCAAAATACTGATATGCCTACGAACAGAGAACACATCAGAGGGTCAAAGAGTTTGTGGTGATAAGACTCCATTTTTGTGTGTAAGTAGTCTGAGAAGCCTCCCCTTGATTTCACTGTTGGTTTGTTTCCCAGATGGAGCAACCAAGAACCAAAGAACTGGAGCTGGGAAGCCAGAATGACAGCGGGGTGAAGCTCCAAACAGAAACTTGCCACGTGTGCTCTGTGAAGGAGGCACCCAGAGGTGCCAGTGCTGACACTgagagagaggcagagaagCACCTGAACCCAGAGACTCCGTCCTCCCCCGGGCAGGCTGGGGGCACACAGGACACTTTCCCAGATGGAAACGCAAGTGGGAACAGCTGCCAGGACTTCCTGAGGTTGTCTCCTGGCAAGGAGGTGATGAAAGAAACGTCCAGAGTGAAAAGAGAGGTTTGTTTAACCTTGCTTGAATGTGTGTGCCCATGGAGGGATGTGAACCGTACTTGATCTCCTGAGTTTTCCAGCCTTAGGCAGTGCTGTTCTGCAGGCTGTGAAGTGAGGCTGTCGGCTGTGTGTGTCCATGCATGCCAGTCACTCCCTCGGGTGCTGCCCACTTCAATTCCTACCACACCTGAGATGTGTATGTgctcagagaaaggaaaaatgctcCTTTGTTGCTGAAATAGAGCCTGGGAGAActgagaaaatgtgttttgcttttcaacagcaggaagaaaagctgtCAGAAATGAGCCACCGACAGTTGACCCTTTTCACTGAGCACAACCGCAGTTCTGACCTTTCAGATATtttggaagaggaggaagaagatgaGCTGTCTTCAGAAGCTCTGGAGGAGAAAAAATGGGACCAGAGAGGGCTGTATTCCCAGGAGAATGGGGAAAAGGTAACTTGTCCCAAGTGCTGCTTGTAGGGAGTGCTAGTGCAGCCATCCCATGCCATCAACTCACAGGAGGaggtcctgctgctctgcttttacTCCCTGTGTTGGCTCAAGGTAGTCAGAACACAAGTTGTTTGGGAGAGGGAAGGGTGTTTGTTTAAATGAATCAAGCCAGGGTTTAATTAGTTGGAAAAACACGCAGTGTGGTGTGATGTTTAAAATCCAGGGTTAAAATCAATGGTATTGATTGAGTTCTCAAATCAGATAGTAAACAGGGAACAGTCAACCCTCtcagggacaggatgggattgttggggtgtcctgtgcagggccaggcaTTGGCCTcaatccttgtgggtccctttcaCCTCAGGATATTCCCTGATTCCATGATAATTTGGCTTAGGCCTTGATGCTTTCTGTAGCCAGGGATGGCATGTAGGAGCAGAGTTGTGGCTTTGCCATTCAAATGCTGCAAGGGATGAAATCCTGCCTGAGCTGAGTTGTGAGTGACCAGCTTAATTCATGCTCAGAGAGTTAAATCTGGTCTGAATGCATCTGTGGGAATGTGATTCCAGCTGCATGACCTGGAACTGGTGTGTAACCATACAGAGTACAGCAGTTAGGATGAATGTTCATGAGAGAAAACGCTGAGGGTGAGAGACTGGAGAATTGAAAACctttgcaggaaatctgatATGTCTGGATGGCAAGAAAGCACCTCTCTTCAATTTTTCATGTGGCCTAAGAACATCTGTAGTTGATGGTGCCCTGTGTGGCTGCTgatctgcagggctgggactggTGAGCACTGAATGGTATCAGACAATGTAGTGGCTCTGGAGTaaatttcctcttctccttctgAAGGGTCTTCAGCTTCCCAGGTGAGGAATTggacctgcagtgcagcagatcaggagccccaggagagcCTGGTGGCTGGAGAGGCTGTAGCTGCCTCTGGAGGTTTTGGAAGGGCTTCCAGTTGTTGGGATTGGACtgggaaaaaatagaagaaaaacaagtttcCTGGAAAGAGAAAGATGGAAATAAGAACAATCAAGAATActattctttgtttttgttgttgggtttttcttttttcccctctgtgttCTATTTGccttaatgtttttatttggttgggcttttttctgaaaagaaacaccaaaatgCTGCTCATGTCCTGTTGAGCTGAACAAACTGGTGCTTCTTGTCTGGATAAAAtgattgttttctttgctggcaGTGACAGAGTGAGGGTGACAACATGCTGAATTGGGAGAGGACATGAAGGGCAGGAAGCTTTAGAGCACAGAGTTCCCATTACTGCCTTATGGATTGAAGGGGATGTGACTGGAATAAGGCTGTTTTCTAGGATTCTGCATATTTAACTAAATTTTCTGTTACCTCAAGACTCCTCAGCCAATTCTTTCATGATCCAGAGGATGAGAACATGGAAagatgctgcttttaaaatgtttaccCTCAAATAAGTTGTCTAATTGCTGAAACTGTTTATTACATTAAAACTCAAAAGCAGAGGCCACAACTTTGCAAACAGCTAAATGAAGTCTTACTGAACTTAATTTTTGGTTGTATTTATGAATTCTCCATATTCCTAATTGGTGCTAACAAGGCAAGAGCCTTGAGCATGTGTTCTGTGAGTTAGAGAAAATTGAGAGGTTTTTGGCCTAGAGGAGTTTGAGTGGGAGATTTTTTAACTGCCTGTAACTATTTGTGTGATGGTTAAAAGGATGAGAGCCAAAGTTGTCTTGTTTCTGGGAGATGATATATTAAAAGAGGCAGAAATCATGAGCTGCTGTTTGTGATGTTCATGTTGGAGATGAGTTCAAACCTTGTTCCCAGGAGGGCAGTGCAGCCCTGGGACTGGTCCCCAGAGGGTTCAGGATCTCCATTCTTTGGTGTTTTCAAACCTCATCTAAGGAAAGACATGGATTTAGTTTTGGCAACAGTCCTGCAATTAGGAGACTGAACTGGAGATCTGGAGGCGCATTCAGACAGTTCTAAATACAATTCAAGACTAAGTTTTGCTTGGAAAAAGCTATAGAGCTTAGAACTATCAGTAGATGGCTTGCAACTGCCCTTGTTTCTCCCCCACAGTGATTCAGTTTTTAATTATCTCTGAACAGACCTGCTCATGACTGTAGTTTAAAACACGAATAGCTACACATTCTTTGTAAGCTATTTGTAAGTGCCTTTAGAGCACATGATAGAATTTGTCAGGGAGGTTGAACAAGAGACCACCTTCCTACCAAAATGACACAATGAACCTGGGATTTTGCCTTTTATGTTGGTGCTAATGTAATAAGAAATAAACCCATAAATTCTACGGTTGGTAcacaataaattttaaaattcagcagtGTTGTCCCCAGAATTTTCTGTAACCTGGTAGGCTCTCACCCATCTGCAAGTATGACACATGTGTCTGTGTGGCCCTTTGAGTTAAAgggttttcctttgtttttgtgGGAGCTCCTGGATTTGCAGGCAGGAATTTGCAGTAGGGCTGTACTTTGCTAGGAGATGGGAAGGGGCCAGGCAGCAACATTTCCAAGGGCTattccctgtgctccagggagAGTACAGAGCTAAGGGGGACCCATGGCTCTGTGGGTGAGCACGGGCTGTGGCTCAGCCCTGTGGACAGAAGACCCcattcagctctgctgtggaggGATTGGTGCTtctcctgccccatcccaccccGAGGGTGCCAAGCCATGGGGGATCATTCCTGTGGCAGGATGAGAGGTGCTGCAGGTAGCTGTGTGTGTacaggagaggctgggagggagctaTTCCATGCATTTACCTTCCTCGCTTCCCACCACGTTGCTGGTTCATGTGATTGCTTTTGCCAGAAGATCCATTGCTCCCTCTACTCCCTCCCCTTGCTTTGCTGCAGCCACGGCTtcatcctgctctgctgggagggaaTCAGGGTCACTTTGTCTCttgttttaatgtttatttcctctcttctttcctttgctTGTCCTGGCTGTGGCTTTTCTCGGGGTCTGGGTACAGATGGATCTTTGTGATACTGACAGCGATGAGGAGATTCTGGAGAGGATCCTGGAGCTCCCGCTTCAGAAGAACCACAGCAAGAAGTTGTTCAGCATCCCTGAAGTGACTGAGGATGAGGATGACGATGAGGATGAGAAGGGTGTTACAGAAGAAAAGATAGACCCTCATGACTCCTTGGAAACTCAAACCTACCATTCAGGAAGAACAGAGAAACCACCCAACAGCAAGGAGTCATTTCTAAAGGAAGATGAGAATAACACCTCCATGGATGTGTCTGCTCAGATGCCGCAAGGAGAGCATGGCGCTAAGGAGAGCAGAGTGGATGCTGACCATGCAAATCCTGCTTTTGGCCAGCTGGCTTGCAGTCAAAAGAAGGTACACTGGAACTGGTGCTATCAGGAGAACGATCCAAATTCTGGGAGTGGGACAAGTCCCTCTTGGAGcaagaagaagggaaataattATCAAGAGAAGATCCGGAGTCGGCCTGAGTTAAGTAGGAAAAGGCAGAGTGATCTAACAGAGCACTGCAGTCGTCTGCTGAGCAACTGCAGCCAGATGGGGAGTGGGTTATACAGAGCTCCCAGTCTCAGGGAGGAGCTGAATATTGTCAGCAGTGCCGGTGGGAAGGAGGGGTTGGATTTGTACAGCCGGGCCAGACAAGGCACCttaaggaaaaaagccccaagagCAGTGGAAACAGGGAGGGCAGAACCTGCTGTGATGGCAACGCACTGCCCCAGGAGCCTGGAAATAGACATCGAATATGACTCTGAAGATGATCAGGATTCAACCTGTGCATCCTCCCCAGAGAGCAGGCTGTGGCCAGAGAGGTCCCAGAGCTTCCAGGGGGACTGGAGTGATTGCTCCAGTCAGTCTGAGGTTGCCCACCTGGGTGGCAGAAGGCACCTGACCAGGCTGGAGATGATGgaagagcagggcacagagtGGGCTGGGTCTCCGAGCCGGCACCTACGATTTTTCTGCCAGGAGAAGGAAGCCCCAAGGTGTGAAAGCAGTTCTGAGGAACAGGGCTGGAAGCTGGACTGTAAGTCACCTGGCTGGAGAAGGAGGTTCGAACATTCTTCGAAGGGGATACGTAGCATCTCCTTGCACAAAAGGGTTGGGTGACTTTTCCTATTCTGGCTTTGAAGCAGCTTGCAGTGGTGCTggcttccctctgcttccctggccTTGCCTGTATCTTGCTTTGTTCAGTGTTGTCCAGAGAAAGGACCCTCCTCTAGGATTGTCTGGAAGAATATCTAAGAGATTCTGTAGTTCTCTGCTGCTCCATGGCTTTTCTTGTAGtagctgcttctgcttttcctgctgcctgacCAAGTGTCACCGATGCAGTATTCCTTTTCACACTGGGTCTTCCTCCCCATGGCAGGAGGCTGTGGGACCCAAATGAAAATCCGTGGTGCAATAAGCTGATTGGTGGAAGCTTTGTGTAAATGCTGACTGCAATGCCATTATTGGCTCCCCTTGAAATGCCCTTTCCTGCATCTTCACCCTCACCAAAGCAATTGTCACTGGTATCTGGCAGGGTGCCTGCCTGTCCTCAGTTCTGTTTTTCAACTCCCTTGGTCTTTCCAGCTCTAGAGTCTCTGAAGAGGAATGTTGCATTTGGATGCACTGCTCTTTGTGGAGTGCATTTGGGTTGAGCACTGTTCAGGGAGTTGGAGGGCAGAGGCTGCTACTAATTCTCTGGTGGTTCCACTTGCAGGCATCGAGTTACAAAGATTCCAGGTGCCCGGAGCCACCTTGTACAGCTGCCTGGCAAGCTCCTAGCAGGAGACTGAGCAAGAGCATAAGAAGAAGCCAAATGCAGAAACCTTTGCTCTCTAGTCCAGGTgagcaggaacagggag
The sequence above is drawn from the Cinclus cinclus chromosome 22, bCinCin1.1, whole genome shotgun sequence genome and encodes:
- the TSPOAP1 gene encoding peripheral-type benzodiazepine receptor-associated protein 1 isoform X1, encoding MRNVAERRQQLEVEHKEALLVLQEKQEEVWRLQQAQAEARREHEGAVQLLEARVKDLEDQCRSQTEQFSLLSQELQQFRLQTGKINLLTSTLVTSELPLALCSSAPQPHWEKESAVPGLLHHQSTKKAHNEENDKLELSQRGPDTTVGSPAALAGAQKQSKKGESQSSSSKSESMQNSPKSCPTPEVDTASEMEELDVDSISLMPEPGSQGTAKLQVFLARYSYNPFDGPNENPEAELPLTAGEYIYIYGDMDEDGFFEGELMDGRRGLVPSNFVERVSDDDLMTFLPPELNDLTHSSYQEKSLVSASTSSGDKSELSIEEGSISPLASRAEGDQEEPVSHTAVPYPRRLTLIKQLARSIVVGWEPPLLPAGCPDIQSYNIYVDEELRQNVKSGLQTKAVIEKLDLHSRAYRVSVQTVTEHGSSDKLRCTFFVGQDFGIAPTMLKVRSITATSAEVMWLPCNSNYSHGVYLNGQECDVTKPGVYWYTFHNLQPSTQYVAKLEARPMKTPWEEVPKGQEQDSAVIHFTTPLAGTPDAPLDVQVEAGPSPGILVISWLPVTIDAEGSSNGVRVTGYAVYADGQKVIEVTSPTAGSVLVDLSQLQMFKVCREVSVRTMSQYGESVDSVPAQISSVLLRSSHCTSPVCTTVPFRLLRGGPRASMPSRSPQHTPALLLRQKIPAESSDDKLAGLSFSPVGSARPLTEKASFLPHLLSPSASLASATSPQGSDTVGDKKCLSVPPQQAGTVLPGQGMEPGPSQELGLQQLAQGTEVQMEQPRTKELELGSQNDSGVKLQTETCHVCSVKEAPRGASADTEREAEKHLNPETPSSPGQAGGTQDTFPDGNASGNSCQDFLRLSPGKEVMKETSRVKREQEEKLSEMSHRQLTLFTEHNRSSDLSDILEEEEEDELSSEALEEKKWDQRGLYSQENGEKMDLCDTDSDEEILERILELPLQKNHSKKLFSIPEVTEDEDDDEDEKGVTEEKIDPHDSLETQTYHSGRTEKPPNSKESFLKEDENNTSMDVSAQMPQGEHGAKESRVDADHANPAFGQLACSQKKVHWNWCYQENDPNSGSGTSPSWSKKKGNNYQEKIRSRPELSRKRQSDLTEHCSRLLSNCSQMGSGLYRAPSLREELNIVSSAGGKEGLDLYSRARQGTLRKKAPRAVETGRAEPAVMATHCPRSLEIDIEYDSEDDQDSTCASSPESRLWPERSQSFQGDWSDCSSQSEVAHLGGRRHLTRLEMMEEQGTEWAGSPSRHLRFFCQEKEAPRCESSSEEQGWKLDCKSPGWRRRFEHSSKGIRSISLHKRASSYKDSRCPEPPCTAAWQAPSRRLSKSIRRSQMQKPLLSSPGLPRSTAPESSAKDDGIRIFVALFDYDPVSMSPNPDAAEEELPFKEGQILKVCGDKDADGFYRGECAGREGYIPCNMVSEVPVESSELKQQLLKQGFLPADVESSGLDKQEYRSQPGQKHKDIEAELLTPRRMVAAFDYNPKESSPNTDVEAELTFSAGDVITVFGSMDDDGFYYGELNQQRGLVPSNFLEGVPLDGDVAEEFHSKDEEASLLSAESQLNPDGSVDQSDSSPSPPLPAPSCLVPGMQCPEQASLALHTCSDAPGQSKKKRGFFFKGKNIFRKLGSNKKN